One window of the Octopus sinensis linkage group LG3, ASM634580v1, whole genome shotgun sequence genome contains the following:
- the LOC118762476 gene encoding uncharacterized protein LOC118762476, producing MEDLIRSIPHINVGNIQMANWQDVKITLFPDCSESNCTIVLNSLKFTLKYPLQRKNIHKCSSSERAKFLENFQIVDTGIIIVNLEDVWKNRQNLNKLVRWKHVISKDASSLNCRASQLVSNIDNVLNSSFLPSCDSIAKLPNQIIWSVPHISVQGNPMASWSDIRDVLFPGCTGKNCTIVLNCLRLKLKYPLITQNIYTCSSKQQSRFLSKFQMLPKMDTIVNLKQVIFHWSCLVEMVVKKHWATKDPSSSSCTLFSLYHSIANTNNTINSANFQGSTSELYSLSLLPFSGADGLMYNLPGFIRTDNRGQRQAYVPIHALLNVFPAMSLTVKDILRWQFHITTLNSWSNQETNWDQPVILCPRKLTAQMPDILTQTGFLCSYITSQTMLLNWTIFMRALYRMSPPSTATILWEEKFYSHKSPGTSILKIHLSKNNTNRNNNSQNRQELSRTTENNSSEKVLNYQLLLWEYQKSKQRALIFLKTTSVNNGAEAGGTPFKNWLHLTKKTITFCRSNKPNRNQLNDVNVSGNKTNDKTSQTVPLSRTKTCIVATDKKNAGTRPEKLNFNHKKQLPHYLPKEKNTNPQIYSSTPTSGKKSGLTLNARSHQEKLHSKENNDSVNFLAKRKTAEKSTVPTSSSGKTSTRRVLQTYGHSERKCKVPIQNSKKLSKQKKRTMIMKNGTSLKYKKELQRNCKGMLNITNNSRSRFNNKENIREVSSDVGENYPSKVNQGFINVDWKSIYPVHGSLIKAKPIKKNILMRELLKKDIDLLRETAKLVCTCRDAYRPADKAPLCRFLQQKFNTNSSHCLVHSLIVGEKPQRKTRNSDPKLESTSLEPKDNANDNNKLTSTKEKLFFVRHPKKVMLDAYHRQKPEVE from the exons ATGGAAGATCTTATAAGAAGCATACCACATATAAATGTGGGTAATATTCAAATGGCTAATTGGCAAGATGTAAAAATCACCCTGTTTCCAGATTGTTCTGAATCAAACTGCACTATCGTTCTAAATAGTTTAAAATTCACTTTGAAATATCCTCTGCAAcgaaaaaatattcacaaatgtTCCAGCAGTGAGCGAGCCAAATTCCTGGAAAATTTCCAGATTGTTGATACTGGAATTATTATAGTTAACTTGGAAGATGTTTGGAAGAATAGGCAGAATTTAAACAAGTTGGTTCGTTGGAAACATGTCATAAGCAAAGATGCATCCAGTTTAAATTGTAGAGCTTCTCAGTTAGTATCAAACATAGATAATGTATTGAACTCTAGTTTCTTACCGTCTTGTGACTCTATAGCAAAATTACCCAATCAGATCATATGGTCTGTCCCTCATATCTCTGTGCAAGGAAATCCCATGGCTAGTTGGTCTGATATTAGAGATGTTCTATTTCCCGGTTGTACTGGAAAAAACTGTACCATTGTGTTAAACTGCCTTCGTCTAAAGCTGAAGTATCCTTTAATAACGCAGAATATCTATACGTGTTCTTCCAAACAGCAATCAAGGTTTCTCAGCAAATTTCAAATGCTTCCTAAAATGGATACTATTGTCAATTTAAAACAAGTTATATTCCATTGGTCGTGCTTGGTTGAAATGGTTGTTAAAAAACATTGGGCCACGAAGGACCCATCTTCTTCTTCGTGCACTTTATTTTCACTTTACCATTCCATAGCCAATACAAATAACACTATCAACAGCGCCAATTTCCAGGGCTCTACTTCTGAATTATATTCGCTTAGCCTTTTACCGTTCTCCGGTGCTGACGGTTTAATGTATAACCTGCCAGGATTTATCAGAACTGACAACAGAGGACAGAGACAAGCTTATGTGCCAATACACGCCCTCTTAAACGTGTTTCCTGCTATGTCACTGACtgtaaaagatattttgagaTGGCAATTTCATATAACTACCTTAAACAGCTGGAGCAATCAAGAAACAAACTGGGATCAGCCAGTTATTTTGTGTCCCCGGAAGTTAACAGCCCAGAtgccagacattttgacacaaacaggttttttat GTTCCTATATAACGTCACAGACCATGTTACTGAACTGGACAATCTTCATGAGAGCTCTTTACCGTATGTCCCCACCTTCAACGGCAACTATTCTATGGGAGGAGAAGTTCTATTCTCACAAG AGTCCCGGGACCAGTATATTGAAAATTCATTTAtcaaaaaataatactaataggaataataatagccAGAATAGACAGGAACTAAGTCGAACTACAGAAAACAACTCCTCTGAAAAAGTTTTAAATTATCAATTATTGCTATGGGAATACCAAAAGAGCAAACAACGAGCGCTTATTTTTTTGAA GACTACCAGTGTTAACAATGGAGCAGAAGCAGGTGGCACACCTTTTAAGAACTGGTTGCATCTCACGAAGAAAACAATTACTTTTTGTCGTTCAAACAAACCCAACAGAAACCAACTGAATGATGTTAACGTCAGTGGAAACAAGACAAACGACAAAACTAGTCAGACGGTGCCACTAAGCCGAACAAAAACCTGTATTGTAGCTACTGATAAAAAAAATGCAGGTACCCGCCCGGAAAAACTGAATTTTAACCATAAAAAGCAGCTACCTCATTATTTACCTAAAGAGAAAAATACTAACCCTCAAATATATTCATCAACTCCAACATCAGGTAAGAAATCGGGTTTAACATTAAATGCAAGATCTCATCAAGAAAAGCTACACTCCAAAGAGAACaatgattctgttaattttttagcTAAACGAAAAACAGCAGAAAAGTCGACAGTACCAACATCATCAAGTGGGAAAACTTCAACTCGACGTGTTCTGCAAACGTATGGTCATtcagaaagaaaatgtaaagttCCTATTCAAAACAGTAAAAAATTgagcaaacaaaagaaaagaacaatgaTTATGAAAAATGGAACGTCCTTGAAATACAAAAAGGAACTACAACGAAATTGTAAAGGAATGCTTAACATTACTAATAATTCCCGATCAAGATTTAACAACAAAGAGAATATTCGAGAAGTGTCTAGTGATGTAGGGGAAAATTATCCTTCAAAAGTGAACCAGGGCTTTATCAATGTCGATTGGAAATCAATCTATCCAGTTCACGGATCCCTGATAAAAGCTAAACCAATTAAAAAGAATATCTTGATGCGAGAGTTGTTGAAAAAAGATATTGACCTCCTGAGAGAGACGGCGAAATTGGTGTGTACGTGCAGAGATGCTTATCGGCCAGCGGATAAAGCTCCTTTGTGTAGATTcttgcagcagaaattcaacacgAACAGCAGTCATTGTTTGGTCCATTCGCTTATTGTTGGAGAAAAACCGCAAAGAAAAACGCGAAACAGCGATCCCAAATTAGAGAGTACATCGCTAGAACCCAAGGACAATGCAAATGATAACAACAAGTTGACATCTACCaaagagaaattattttttgtCAGACATCCAAAGAAAGTAATGCTTGATGCTTATCATAGACAGAAACCAGAAGTCGAGTAA